A genomic segment from Pleurodeles waltl isolate 20211129_DDA chromosome 9, aPleWal1.hap1.20221129, whole genome shotgun sequence encodes:
- the LOC138260018 gene encoding uncharacterized protein, translated as MSENTCVDELPDGAKKNCELFSVWGITEENACVAKRPDNVLRNNSRCIYVEKVCFGSNDDRKVWIPLSAYREMQEKCRKLEHENRNLREQISQDTIIQNKTESYKRAVFEESSLSHSSNEGVKTAPSCTEFSCEPGFLAAKMHSLTDNTDENVIYELPRRILEQDTPSFISLFDFWKKNSPHLREILTLLYMVTVKNNMQLRACDLANEIMQTLGFCAVQEGNTYVHLTHEQGKKIVPLARIIQWIWYLQDRARVPQIKELPMKLCAPFEFVSTEDKKHVCFIDDSLTEMLFSGTVEGTALYNVCQILKQELREMCHFYADFWFFDNVLAPNWFNYLADVNEKNAEREVFTQNSALVGMAMWVHQKCEKATYRSYHVSPLSLSALCGPPSGVCVWGRGRDRIPNLNLAE; from the exons atgtctgagaatacatgtgttgatgaactgcctgatggtgctaagaaaaactgtgaattgttttctgtttggggaattacagaagaaaatgcatgtgtagctaaaaggcctgataatgttttgagaaataattcccgttgtatatatgtagaaaaagtgtgttttggaagtaatgatgacagaaaggtctggatacctttatctgcttacagagaaatgcaggagaaatgtaggaagttggaacatgaaaataggaatttacgtgagcaaattagccaggatacaataattcaaaataagacggaaagttataaaagggctgtttttgaagaatcttccttgtcccattccagtaatgagggggttaagacagctccgagctgcactgagttttcctgtgagccagggtttttggcagccaaaatgcattccttaactgataacacggacgagaatgtgatttacgagttaccgcgaaggattttagagcaagacaccccgagtttcattagcttgtttgatttttggaaaaagaatagccctcatttgagagaaatcctaacacttttgtacatggtcactgtgaaaaataatatgcagctgcgcgcttgtgatttggcaaatgaaataatgcagactttaggtttctgcgcagtgcaagaaggaaatacttatgtacatttaactcatgaacaaggaaagaaaatagtgcccctagctagaatcatacaatggatctggtacttgcaagacagggctagagtaccacagataaaagagttaccaatgaaattgtgtgcaccatttgaattcgtgtctactgaagataaaaagcatgtttgttttattgatgattcattgactgaaatgttgttttctggcaccgtagaaggaacagcgttgtataatgtgtgccagattttaaagcaagagctacgtgagatgtgtcatttttatgctgatttttggttctttgataatgttttagcacctaactggttcaattaccttgcagatgttaatgagaaaaatgcagagagagaagtgttcacccagaattctgccttagtggggatggctatgtgggtgcaccagaaatgtgaaaaagccacttacag atcctaccacgtttcgccactgtccctgagtgcgctgtgtggtcccccttccggtgtgtgcgtgtggggtcggggaagggaccgaatccccaacctgaacctggctgagtaa